The Fimbriimonas ginsengisoli Gsoil 348 genome window below encodes:
- a CDS encoding potassium channel family protein: MSVLLVVLGPALIALALWDIFHTMVLPRTLVSRFRLTQLFYRITWPLASWLARRIPPGRIRDSLLASYGPLSLIALISWWATVLIVGFACLGYGVESMQGVPRGFFQELYLSGTTFFTLGLGDEKPQTAITRVITFLEAGIGFGTLAIVIGYLPVLYQAFARRELNIVLLASRAGYPSTAAGLLTRLGRHPDESRLLAALSTYEQWCAEVMENHSSYPMLAHYRSQHERQSWLASLTMLLDTCAVLQVGFENHPEWHGAVEDQAELTFAMGCRAVVKLTTLIQPPAREGYPDRLQPARLAYLARVLSGSGLELRHDPESVSRLNELRQLYEPQVFSIARHLLLDIPPFVVESEMFESTTPESAVRDAEET; this comes from the coding sequence TTGAGCGTTCTCCTCGTCGTACTTGGGCCAGCCCTCATCGCCCTGGCCCTCTGGGATATTTTTCACACCATGGTGCTCCCCCGCACCCTGGTGTCCAGATTTCGCCTCACCCAGCTTTTTTATCGCATCACCTGGCCCCTTGCGTCTTGGCTCGCCCGCCGAATCCCGCCAGGGCGGATTCGCGATTCGTTGCTGGCAAGTTACGGACCTCTTTCGCTCATCGCGTTGATTAGCTGGTGGGCGACGGTACTTATCGTCGGCTTTGCGTGCCTCGGCTACGGAGTCGAGTCGATGCAAGGAGTTCCACGGGGGTTCTTCCAAGAGCTCTATCTCAGCGGAACCACCTTCTTTACCCTCGGTCTCGGGGACGAGAAACCCCAAACCGCCATCACAAGGGTAATCACGTTCTTAGAAGCAGGTATTGGATTCGGCACTCTTGCCATCGTCATCGGATACCTGCCGGTCCTCTATCAGGCATTCGCCCGTCGAGAGTTGAACATCGTGCTCCTTGCCTCCCGAGCCGGCTATCCCAGCACCGCGGCCGGGTTGCTCACCCGTTTGGGACGCCACCCCGACGAAAGCCGGCTCCTCGCCGCCCTCTCTACCTACGAGCAATGGTGCGCGGAGGTCATGGAGAACCACTCCAGCTATCCCATGCTCGCCCACTACCGGTCCCAACACGAGCGGCAATCCTGGCTCGCATCGCTTACGATGCTCTTAGATACATGCGCTGTGCTCCAGGTTGGATTTGAAAACCACCCGGAGTGGCACGGCGCCGTCGAGGATCAAGCCGAGCTGACCTTTGCGATGGGTTGCCGAGCGGTCGTAAAACTCACCACTCTTATCCAGCCGCCGGCCCGCGAAGGGTACCCCGACCGCCTTCAGCCGGCGCGGCTGGCCTACCTCGCAAGGGTTCTTTCCGGTTCCGGATTAGAGCTACGCCACGATCCCGAGTCGGTCTCCCGCCTCAACGAGCTTCGGCAACTCTACGAACCACAAGTATTTTCGATCGCCCGCCACCTCTTATTGGACATTCCTCCATTCGTCGTGGAGTCGGAGATGTTCGAGTCCACTACTCCCGAGTCCGCCGTGCGCGATGCTGAGGAGACCTAA
- a CDS encoding diacylglycerol/lipid kinase family protein: MTRPISVILNPAAGRGQAAKLVRELVGRLGPILETSGPGDAERLARRAADDGGIVVAAGGDGTVGEVAAGIYGSDATLAILPVGTGNDFARTLGVASLPVALAAIDQRTAKPIDLIRWRCGDAGGLAINIAGCGFDALVAERINKGFRYLRGTSAYIAAVLTTLRSYRPAALTVIVDGETIETTVMLCAVANAKSYGGGMLVAPNAEVDDGELDLVVVEGIGKVEFLRAFPSVFKGAHLTHPRVRSIRGRSISIHAEPPLPVLSDGELVGVTPAEFEVIHNALKVVVP, translated from the coding sequence ATGACACGCCCTATCAGCGTCATTCTAAACCCGGCCGCCGGACGAGGCCAAGCCGCAAAGCTAGTGCGGGAACTCGTCGGCCGCCTCGGCCCGATCCTTGAGACGAGCGGCCCCGGCGATGCCGAGCGTCTGGCAAGGCGGGCCGCGGACGACGGCGGGATCGTCGTAGCCGCCGGGGGCGATGGCACGGTCGGCGAGGTGGCGGCCGGAATCTATGGCTCCGACGCGACTCTAGCCATATTGCCGGTTGGGACCGGAAACGACTTCGCCCGGACCCTCGGCGTCGCTTCCCTACCCGTTGCCCTCGCTGCCATCGATCAGAGGACCGCCAAACCAATCGATCTGATCCGGTGGCGGTGTGGCGACGCCGGCGGACTTGCCATCAACATCGCCGGTTGCGGCTTCGACGCCCTGGTCGCCGAGCGGATCAACAAAGGTTTTCGATACCTTCGCGGAACCTCTGCCTACATCGCCGCCGTCCTCACCACCCTCCGCTCCTACCGCCCCGCAGCCCTTACGGTGATCGTCGACGGAGAGACGATCGAAACGACCGTCATGCTCTGCGCGGTGGCCAACGCGAAGTCGTATGGAGGCGGCATGCTCGTCGCCCCAAACGCCGAGGTCGATGACGGCGAGCTTGACCTTGTCGTGGTCGAAGGAATCGGCAAAGTGGAATTCCTCCGCGCCTTCCCCTCGGTCTTCAAGGGAGCCCACCTCACCCATCCACGCGTCAGATCCATCCGCGGCCGATCGATCTCGATTCATGCCGAGCCACCTTTACCCGTCCTCTCCGATGGCGAGTTGGTCGGCGTCACCCCGGCGGAATTCGAGGTGATCCACAACGCATTGAAGGTAGTCGTCCCCTAG
- a CDS encoding nucleotidyltransferase family protein, with protein MTSFDAILPAGGMIDADFAARVGTPNKALIELGGQTILARTLDALRSSGRVRQAIVIGTEEVLAHEDAGKADQTLPAGGSGPENILKGLKFLTSGPNPPKKVLIVTTDLPFISGKVVNDYLDRCPDNRDISLPLITKAEYQARFPDSTSSFVPLKDNIWTAGCAYVMDVEAFQRALPHIEKVFDNRKSKLGMVKLLGPAFLVKFLTKQLTVPDIERKIQSMLGCSGTAVLNSPPELAFDIDALDDYEYALEHLK; from the coding sequence GTGACCTCCTTCGATGCCATCCTCCCCGCCGGGGGCATGATCGACGCCGACTTCGCGGCGCGAGTTGGGACCCCTAATAAGGCGCTCATCGAGCTCGGCGGCCAAACGATCCTCGCCCGAACCCTCGATGCCCTCCGATCGTCCGGCCGAGTCCGGCAGGCCATCGTCATCGGCACCGAAGAAGTGCTGGCTCACGAGGATGCCGGGAAAGCCGACCAAACCCTTCCCGCCGGTGGTAGCGGCCCCGAAAACATTCTAAAAGGGCTCAAGTTCCTGACCTCCGGGCCAAATCCTCCGAAAAAGGTGCTCATCGTGACCACCGATCTCCCGTTCATCTCCGGCAAGGTCGTCAACGACTACCTCGACCGATGCCCGGACAACCGCGACATTTCCCTTCCGCTCATCACCAAAGCCGAATACCAAGCACGATTCCCGGACTCGACCTCCTCTTTCGTGCCGCTCAAAGACAATATCTGGACCGCCGGGTGCGCATATGTCATGGATGTAGAGGCGTTTCAACGCGCGCTGCCCCACATCGAGAAGGTCTTCGATAACCGGAAGAGCAAACTCGGAATGGTGAAACTGCTCGGCCCCGCGTTTCTCGTGAAGTTCCTCACCAAGCAGCTCACCGTCCCCGACATCGAACGGAAAATCCAATCCATGCTCGGTTGCAGCGGAACCGCGGTCCTAAACTCCCCACCCGAGCTCGCCTTCGATATCGACGCCCTCGACGACTACGAATACGCGCTGGAGCACCTCAAGTAA
- a CDS encoding MFS transporter yields MSLSLQPKDPVQIEAAEIPAVPSPYETISAFQHVKLSAYWFATNFLWGALLLVMLPGEVQTMNPEFRAKALGLLTGVSALVALVVPLIVGALSDRCGSRWGRRRPYMATGLVINIVGLVTMAASYAASVPTKGATSVWDSMFHNPGFLFFSLGYLIVQFGNNVASAAYMGVIPDVVPQDQRGVASGYMALMSQLGSLFGAIGCGLLLKSAPESAKYATLSIVLVAVALVTILGMRENPLPFKPQKINWVHYVRSLWIDPRAYPDFAWVWITRALVMLGFYAVVPFINYYLVDVINISQKDVGGRAAIIQAIILITSTISGFLGGKWSDKVGRKKVVYVANMLIAVMALAFIFCRSMQDVIIAGSLFGLGYGAYISVDYALGTDVLPSRKDAGKEMAVWHIAMTLPQSFAAPIAGYLIEIPGKKVLPPLEPGGENIVHYATAGYSYVFTLCAVCFALGALLLRNVRGVK; encoded by the coding sequence ATGTCCCTCAGCTTGCAACCAAAAGATCCGGTCCAAATCGAAGCCGCCGAGATCCCGGCCGTTCCCTCTCCATACGAAACGATCTCGGCCTTTCAGCACGTGAAGCTGAGCGCGTACTGGTTCGCCACCAACTTTCTGTGGGGCGCGCTCCTCCTCGTGATGCTGCCGGGAGAGGTGCAGACGATGAACCCGGAATTCCGAGCCAAAGCGCTCGGATTGCTCACCGGTGTCTCCGCCCTCGTAGCGCTCGTGGTCCCGCTCATCGTAGGCGCTCTCAGCGATCGGTGCGGTTCTCGATGGGGACGCCGGCGGCCCTACATGGCGACCGGATTGGTTATCAATATCGTGGGTCTGGTTACGATGGCCGCGTCGTATGCCGCATCCGTGCCCACCAAGGGCGCCACGTCGGTCTGGGACTCGATGTTCCACAACCCCGGCTTCCTTTTCTTCTCGCTCGGCTATCTCATCGTCCAGTTCGGAAACAACGTAGCGAGCGCCGCCTACATGGGGGTTATCCCCGACGTGGTGCCCCAGGACCAGCGGGGCGTCGCCAGCGGCTACATGGCGCTCATGAGCCAGCTCGGTTCTCTCTTCGGGGCGATCGGCTGCGGCCTCTTGCTGAAAAGCGCTCCTGAATCGGCGAAGTACGCAACTCTGTCGATCGTTCTCGTCGCCGTGGCATTGGTGACGATCCTCGGAATGCGAGAGAACCCGCTGCCGTTCAAACCGCAGAAGATTAACTGGGTCCACTACGTCCGCTCGCTCTGGATTGATCCGCGCGCCTATCCCGACTTCGCCTGGGTCTGGATCACCCGCGCTCTAGTCATGCTCGGCTTCTATGCTGTCGTACCCTTCATCAACTACTACTTGGTCGATGTCATCAACATTTCTCAGAAGGATGTTGGTGGCAGGGCGGCGATCATCCAGGCGATTATTCTTATCACGTCCACCATCAGCGGCTTCCTAGGCGGAAAGTGGTCCGATAAAGTCGGCCGCAAAAAGGTCGTCTACGTTGCGAACATGCTGATCGCCGTGATGGCGCTTGCTTTTATCTTCTGCCGAAGCATGCAAGACGTGATCATCGCCGGATCGCTCTTCGGCCTCGGCTACGGCGCCTACATCTCGGTCGACTACGCCCTCGGCACCGACGTCCTCCCCAGCCGAAAAGACGCCGGGAAAGAGATGGCCGTCTGGCACATCGCCATGACCCTACCGCAATCGTTCGCCGCTCCCATCGCCGGCTACCTCATCGAAATCCCCGGCAAAAAAGTTCTCCCTCCGCTTGAGCCAGGCGGCGAAAACATCGTCCACTACGCCACCGCCGGCTACTCCTACGTCTTCACCCTTTGCGCCGTCTGCTTCGCCTTGGGCGCTCTGCTGCTGAGAAACGTAAGAGGCGTAAAGTAA
- a CDS encoding metallophosphoesterase family protein: protein MLSRRDLFAGAASLGLSAAVGTVFANEKTVRRFGFAHLTDLHIQPELGAPDGVAMAVRKLLSLHPRPDFVLTGGDHVMDLLKVTRERADLQFRLLEEALKPLEMPVYSAVGNHDVYGWSTASPATESDPLYGKRMFEERFAKAPLHRSFDHNGWHFVILDTIQPRNRDWMLAIDDAQLTWLKDDLEKAGRAPTVVMSHGPILTAFMQYTASTGAPTPDTLITHNGREVHEILAKHNVKAVLQGHTHVLEEIDYLGIKYITAGAVCGDWWKGPRLGVHPEGFTVCDVDGDRFSWRYVPYGWKART, encoded by the coding sequence ATGCTCTCACGACGCGACCTCTTCGCCGGCGCCGCTTCGCTCGGCCTCTCCGCCGCCGTCGGAACGGTTTTCGCTAACGAAAAAACCGTCCGCAGGTTCGGATTCGCCCACTTGACCGACCTCCACATCCAACCGGAGCTCGGCGCGCCCGATGGCGTTGCGATGGCTGTTCGCAAGCTCCTCTCCCTACACCCCCGCCCCGATTTCGTCCTTACTGGCGGCGACCATGTAATGGATCTGTTAAAAGTGACGCGGGAGCGAGCCGACCTCCAATTCCGGCTTCTGGAAGAAGCCCTGAAACCGCTCGAGATGCCGGTCTACTCCGCCGTCGGCAATCACGATGTCTACGGCTGGAGCACCGCCTCTCCGGCAACCGAGTCCGACCCGCTGTACGGCAAGCGGATGTTCGAGGAACGGTTCGCCAAGGCTCCCCTCCACCGGTCGTTCGACCACAACGGGTGGCACTTCGTGATCCTCGATACAATCCAGCCGCGAAACCGCGACTGGATGCTGGCGATCGACGACGCTCAGCTCACCTGGCTTAAAGACGACCTCGAGAAGGCGGGCCGCGCCCCCACCGTCGTAATGTCCCATGGCCCCATCCTTACCGCCTTCATGCAATACACCGCTTCGACCGGAGCCCCAACTCCCGATACCCTCATCACCCACAACGGCCGGGAGGTCCACGAGATTCTCGCCAAGCACAATGTGAAGGCGGTCCTCCAGGGCCACACCCACGTCCTTGAGGAAATCGACTACTTGGGCATCAAATACATCACCGCCGGCGCCGTGTGCGGCGATTGGTGGAAAGGTCCGCGCCTCGGCGTCCACCCGGAAGGGTTCACGGTCTGCGATGTCGACGGAGATCGATTCTCCTGGAGATACGTGCCGTACGGCTGGAAGGCAAGGACCTAA
- a CDS encoding DUF255 domain-containing protein, with amino-acid sequence MPNRLANASSPYLRQHRDNPVDWYPWGEEAFARARDENKPIFLSVGYSSCHWCHVMAHESFEDEEVAAILNQEFISIKLDREERPDVDEAYMAAVQLTSGRGGWPMSVFLTPDRKPFFAGTYFPKLDRGNYPGFLSLTRQIAQAWRQRRTDLEKAASEISKAVSETLGKAPPATFSIFDQAFVDSAVRKVLSEYDGERGGFGNAPKFPPHTTIEFLMAYATSTVGPVELREGALGAALVTLQRMSYGGIHDHVGGGFHRYSTDGRWLLPHFEKMLYDNALLLANFGRASVIAEGIAPELAERFRASAAGIADWLMREMMAPDGTFYSALDADSEGEEGKFYVWTEDEVRQVLGAHADEFLTAYNFKPEGNYKDEATGQFTGTNIPHLTGEPSRDFDPHLQALRQARETRVKPGLDDKALTSWNGLVIGAFAEIGLLTVAAQTAEAFLAAEARLGHLPHQIVGGEPSGEGFLDDYAVFTEALLRLSMVADAFHAAGEPVELPRPAAAYLDEAERLAKELIAKFYDEGAGGFFGTSDHHEILFGRAKPVLDQPSPSGNAIGLGILVALGDEARARQTLATMLGWMERAPSATEAMYYAALPMLEAVSEAPVEAAKPLVPAKVEVKLVRSEIVAGADGFGHGEIRIAIPDGLHLNSDNPPARWLTPTKVEIRPASATVSYPAAVDDRYVGEISIPFQVELPRGKSDAEFEVRVSFQACTETECQLAEERVFGAVVLAG; translated from the coding sequence ATGCCGAACCGCCTCGCGAATGCCTCGTCCCCTTATCTCCGCCAGCACCGAGACAATCCGGTCGATTGGTATCCGTGGGGGGAGGAGGCGTTCGCGAGGGCTCGGGATGAGAACAAGCCGATTTTTCTGAGCGTCGGTTACTCCTCTTGTCACTGGTGCCATGTCATGGCGCACGAGTCGTTCGAGGACGAGGAAGTGGCGGCGATCCTCAACCAAGAGTTCATCTCGATCAAGCTCGATCGGGAGGAGCGGCCGGATGTGGACGAGGCGTACATGGCGGCGGTGCAACTCACCAGCGGTAGGGGCGGGTGGCCGATGAGTGTCTTTCTCACGCCGGACCGAAAGCCGTTCTTTGCCGGCACGTATTTTCCGAAGCTCGACCGGGGGAACTATCCCGGATTCCTCTCGTTGACGCGTCAGATCGCTCAGGCATGGCGGCAACGGCGGACCGACCTAGAGAAGGCGGCGAGCGAAATTTCGAAGGCGGTTTCGGAAACGTTGGGCAAGGCGCCGCCGGCGACGTTTTCCATATTCGATCAAGCGTTCGTGGATTCGGCGGTGCGGAAGGTCCTTTCCGAATACGACGGAGAGCGCGGCGGCTTCGGCAACGCGCCGAAGTTTCCTCCGCACACGACGATCGAGTTTTTGATGGCGTATGCCACGAGCACGGTCGGCCCGGTCGAGCTACGGGAAGGGGCACTCGGCGCAGCGTTGGTAACGCTGCAGCGGATGTCGTACGGGGGGATCCACGATCATGTCGGAGGCGGATTCCACCGGTATTCGACCGACGGCCGGTGGCTACTGCCGCACTTCGAAAAAATGCTCTACGACAACGCCCTGCTACTGGCCAACTTCGGCCGGGCGAGCGTGATCGCGGAGGGGATTGCCCCCGAGCTTGCGGAGCGGTTCCGCGCTTCCGCGGCCGGGATCGCGGATTGGCTGATGCGGGAGATGATGGCGCCGGACGGCACGTTCTACTCCGCGCTCGATGCCGACTCGGAAGGGGAGGAAGGGAAATTCTACGTCTGGACCGAGGATGAGGTCCGGCAGGTTTTGGGAGCCCACGCCGATGAATTCCTGACGGCGTACAACTTCAAGCCGGAAGGGAACTACAAAGACGAAGCGACCGGGCAGTTCACCGGAACGAATATTCCTCACCTGACCGGAGAGCCATCGCGGGACTTCGACCCCCACCTCCAAGCCCTGCGCCAGGCGAGGGAAACGAGGGTGAAACCGGGGCTGGACGATAAGGCGCTCACTAGTTGGAACGGGCTCGTAATCGGCGCATTTGCCGAGATCGGCTTGCTCACGGTGGCAGCCCAAACCGCGGAAGCGTTCCTTGCCGCGGAAGCGCGGCTTGGACATCTTCCGCATCAGATCGTCGGCGGTGAGCCGAGCGGCGAGGGGTTCCTCGATGACTACGCGGTCTTCACGGAGGCGTTGCTTCGGCTGTCGATGGTTGCCGATGCGTTTCATGCCGCCGGGGAGCCGGTGGAGCTCCCGCGTCCGGCGGCGGCCTATCTCGACGAAGCGGAGCGGCTCGCCAAAGAGCTGATCGCCAAATTTTATGACGAAGGGGCCGGAGGGTTCTTCGGGACTAGCGACCACCACGAGATTCTTTTCGGGCGAGCCAAGCCGGTGCTGGATCAGCCATCCCCGAGCGGGAACGCGATCGGCTTGGGCATTCTCGTCGCGCTCGGCGACGAGGCGCGGGCGCGGCAGACGTTGGCGACGATGCTCGGCTGGATGGAGCGCGCGCCCTCGGCGACGGAGGCGATGTATTACGCCGCGTTACCGATGTTGGAGGCGGTGTCCGAGGCGCCGGTTGAGGCGGCAAAACCGCTCGTCCCCGCCAAGGTCGAGGTGAAGCTGGTCCGATCGGAGATCGTCGCCGGAGCCGACGGTTTCGGCCACGGTGAGATTCGAATTGCGATTCCGGATGGACTTCACCTGAACTCCGACAACCCTCCCGCCCGCTGGCTGACGCCGACCAAGGTCGAGATCCGTCCGGCCAGCGCCACCGTCAGCTACCCGGCGGCGGTCGACGACCGGTATGTGGGGGAGATTTCCATTCCGTTCCAAGTGGAGCTTCCGAGAGGGAAGTCGGATGCCGAGTTCGAAGTGAGGGTCAGCTTCCAAGCTTGCACGGAGACGGAATGTCAGCTCGCGGAGGAGCGGGTTTTCGGGGCGGTCGTTTTGGCTGGTTAG
- a CDS encoding sialidase family protein, which produces MKKFTALSLALCAGVSYSQAPATWKSVGVGGGGAFFSPAFNPFSPNELTVACDMSGQYKTTTLGTAWNLVPFTTLQVGRNSPKVQFTSDPKIQFMIDATGEVGRPVKSIDGGATWKPLPVEPTGADAWYLFADPTTTTRLFVSDYSNLYFTKDGGAHWAKIATSTDGNGVQVSGAFFDGSRIFVGTNLGVFVSTNGATFSKLAVTGIPSTEQIVGFAAAKAGTTTRLIVVTLGAGDVYGGIQGDDHYGYKGVYALDYGGAAGWKKSVTGIAAGLHPFFVGMARGDINTVYLGGGSDAGVPVVLKSTTGGKAWTSVLTTAGNKGITTGWAGSGGDRDWGYDELAFGFDVCPTDAKRVAFTGFGFCHLTTDGGASWKQAYVSPTTQNPPNLATPKGKAYQGVGLENTAAWYVAWADANNVWGSFSDIRGARSMDGGKTWGFNYSGHTLNASYQVVVHPTTGAMYMATSSVHDMYESTHLTDASMNNGTGDVLVSPDKGKTWSKVGSIGKVVVGLALDLTNPKRLFATVASSLVGGVYVCQDVTKGAAATWTKLAKPPRTEGHAFNIAVLKDGTLVATYSGHRTSNFTDSSGVFVSTNGGQSWVDRSHPNMHWWTRDLTVDPNDATQKTWYAAVYSGWGGNANNRGGLYKTVDRGVSWKQILVLDRVGSCAVNPKNPKEVYATTEVQGLWYSVNATSASPSFIQVASYPFRQPQRVFFNPFKAGEVWVTSFGNGIRIGSSGPVP; this is translated from the coding sequence ATGAAGAAGTTCACCGCCCTCTCGTTGGCGCTTTGCGCCGGTGTCAGCTACTCCCAGGCGCCCGCTACCTGGAAGAGCGTCGGCGTGGGTGGTGGCGGCGCGTTCTTCTCGCCGGCATTCAATCCGTTTAGCCCGAACGAGCTGACAGTGGCGTGCGACATGAGCGGGCAATACAAGACGACGACTCTGGGTACCGCTTGGAATCTGGTGCCGTTTACCACGCTTCAAGTCGGGCGGAACTCGCCGAAGGTCCAGTTCACGAGCGATCCTAAGATCCAGTTTATGATCGATGCGACCGGCGAGGTCGGGCGGCCGGTCAAGAGTATCGACGGGGGTGCGACTTGGAAACCCCTGCCGGTAGAGCCCACGGGGGCGGATGCCTGGTACTTGTTCGCGGATCCAACGACGACCACTCGCCTCTTCGTCTCGGATTATTCCAACCTCTATTTCACCAAAGACGGAGGCGCGCATTGGGCGAAGATCGCGACCAGTACGGACGGAAACGGCGTGCAGGTGTCAGGAGCGTTCTTCGACGGAAGCCGAATTTTCGTCGGAACGAACCTTGGCGTGTTTGTCTCGACCAACGGCGCCACCTTCTCCAAGCTTGCGGTGACGGGCATTCCTAGTACCGAACAGATCGTCGGCTTCGCCGCGGCGAAGGCGGGGACCACTACGCGCTTGATCGTCGTTACCTTGGGTGCCGGCGACGTTTATGGCGGCATCCAGGGGGATGATCACTATGGCTATAAAGGGGTTTACGCGCTCGACTACGGCGGCGCGGCGGGTTGGAAGAAGTCGGTAACCGGCATTGCGGCCGGGCTCCATCCGTTCTTCGTGGGGATGGCGCGGGGAGACATCAATACCGTTTACCTTGGCGGCGGAAGCGACGCGGGTGTGCCGGTGGTGTTGAAATCGACGACCGGAGGAAAGGCCTGGACAAGCGTTCTTACGACTGCCGGTAATAAGGGAATCACCACCGGCTGGGCCGGATCTGGGGGTGACCGCGACTGGGGTTACGACGAGCTTGCCTTCGGGTTCGATGTGTGCCCGACCGACGCCAAGCGGGTCGCCTTTACGGGGTTTGGCTTTTGCCATTTGACCACGGACGGCGGGGCGTCGTGGAAGCAGGCTTACGTGAGCCCGACAACCCAGAACCCGCCGAACCTTGCGACGCCGAAGGGGAAGGCGTACCAGGGGGTTGGGCTGGAGAACACGGCAGCTTGGTACGTCGCTTGGGCCGACGCGAACAACGTGTGGGGCTCCTTCTCCGATATTCGCGGCGCACGAAGTATGGACGGCGGCAAGACCTGGGGCTTCAACTATTCGGGCCATACGTTGAACGCCTCTTACCAGGTTGTGGTCCATCCGACGACCGGCGCGATGTATATGGCGACATCGTCCGTCCACGACATGTACGAAAGCACGCACCTCACGGATGCCTCGATGAATAACGGAACCGGGGACGTGCTGGTTTCCCCGGACAAGGGAAAAACCTGGTCAAAGGTCGGTTCGATCGGAAAGGTGGTCGTCGGCTTGGCGCTCGATCTAACCAACCCGAAGCGGCTCTTCGCGACGGTAGCCAGCAGCTTGGTCGGCGGCGTTTACGTCTGCCAGGACGTTACCAAAGGCGCGGCGGCAACCTGGACGAAGTTGGCGAAGCCGCCCCGCACGGAAGGGCATGCTTTCAATATCGCGGTTTTGAAGGATGGAACGTTGGTGGCGACGTATTCCGGACACCGCACGAGCAACTTCACCGACTCGTCGGGCGTTTTCGTGAGCACCAACGGTGGACAGAGCTGGGTCGACCGGTCTCACCCGAACATGCATTGGTGGACGCGCGACCTTACCGTTGACCCGAACGACGCGACCCAGAAGACCTGGTATGCAGCGGTGTACAGCGGCTGGGGCGGCAACGCGAACAATCGGGGCGGTTTGTATAAAACGGTCGACCGGGGTGTCAGTTGGAAGCAGATTTTGGTTCTGGATCGGGTGGGCTCTTGTGCCGTCAATCCCAAGAATCCGAAGGAGGTCTACGCGACAACCGAGGTTCAGGGGTTGTGGTACAGCGTAAACGCCACGTCGGCGTCGCCCAGCTTTATCCAGGTCGCCAGCTATCCGTTCCGGCAGCCACAACGGGTGTTCTTCAATCCGTTCAAGGCAGGAGAGGTTTGGGTGACGAGCTTCGGCAACGGGATTCGCATCGGTTCGTCGGGGCCGGTGCCATAG
- a CDS encoding DUF3592 domain-containing protein, producing the protein MDESSREWLDLPFEQYGPRPVVASRLANLSKFWARFALAATLLIGGYLGVRDVGDLRQLQVHGKQIQARVLDMHQTTGKNTAYWITYSYDLSGKTEDFQEEVDRETFESTSDGSTILVTALPADPSVHRRGFVDEDRIAKARFRWTAGTVILGLIFEGIFLAVADKTRKEMRILRDFYAGPGRITAMGPPKGTKVKCQDVEFIYRHPNGIAEKGTVNLESSRAAKYKVDKPIIAMIDPQAGQPAVLYDTLTMARLDT; encoded by the coding sequence ATGGATGAATCTTCCCGTGAATGGCTCGACCTGCCGTTCGAACAATACGGCCCCCGGCCGGTCGTGGCCAGCCGCCTCGCGAACTTGAGCAAGTTTTGGGCTCGCTTCGCCCTCGCCGCTACCCTACTGATAGGCGGCTATCTGGGAGTTCGGGACGTTGGCGACCTTCGCCAACTCCAAGTACACGGCAAACAGATCCAGGCGAGGGTTCTCGACATGCACCAGACCACCGGCAAGAACACGGCTTACTGGATTACCTACTCGTATGACCTCTCCGGAAAAACCGAGGACTTCCAAGAGGAAGTCGACCGGGAAACGTTTGAGTCGACATCTGATGGGTCCACGATCCTCGTAACCGCCTTGCCCGCCGACCCTAGCGTTCACCGCCGGGGCTTCGTCGACGAAGATAGGATCGCAAAGGCACGATTTCGCTGGACCGCGGGAACCGTTATCTTGGGCCTCATCTTCGAGGGCATATTCTTGGCGGTAGCCGACAAGACCCGCAAAGAGATGCGGATCTTGCGCGACTTCTATGCCGGCCCGGGGCGAATCACCGCAATGGGCCCTCCAAAAGGCACGAAGGTGAAATGTCAGGACGTCGAATTCATCTATCGGCACCCGAACGGAATCGCCGAAAAAGGAACCGTCAATCTAGAAAGCTCTCGGGCCGCCAAGTACAAAGTCGACAAGCCAATCATTGCCATGATCGACCCGCAAGCAGGACAGCCCGCGGTCCTCTACGACACCCTAACCATGGCGCGCCTGGATACGTAG